One Cohnella candidum genomic region harbors:
- a CDS encoding DUF2614 family zinc ribbon-containing protein, translating into MKWKTSKISTMRTWGLLLVLIGLGLCVLGTSGIILFGQTGKIIAAIFMVFGIISCFVSMGVYFWVGMISTNAPVLECPECGKNTKMLGETDRCMYCHTILTWNPDKATAAPAESESPAAPLQS; encoded by the coding sequence ATGAAATGGAAAACGAGCAAAATATCGACGATGCGCACGTGGGGACTGCTTCTCGTGTTGATCGGTCTCGGACTGTGCGTTCTCGGGACAAGCGGAATCATACTATTCGGGCAGACGGGCAAAATCATCGCCGCCATCTTCATGGTATTCGGGATTATCTCCTGCTTCGTCAGCATGGGCGTCTATTTCTGGGTCGGCATGATCTCCACGAACGCGCCGGTGCTGGAATGCCCGGAATGCGGCAAAAACACGAAAATGCTCGGCGAAACGGACCGCTGCATGTACTGCCATACGATTCTCACCTGGAACCCGGACAAAGCGACCGCAGCTCCGGCCGAATCGGAATCGCCTGCAGCGCCCCTCCAATCTTAA